The following are encoded in a window of Balaenoptera ricei isolate mBalRic1 chromosome 1, mBalRic1.hap2, whole genome shotgun sequence genomic DNA:
- the HEYL gene encoding hairy/enhancer-of-split related with YRPW motif-like protein isoform X2, translating into MKRPREPSGSDSESDGPIDVGHEGELSQMARPLSTPSPSQMQARKKRRGIIEKRRRDRINSSLSELRRLVPTAFEKQGSSKLEKAEVLQMTVDHLKMLHATGGTGFFDARALAVDFRSIGFRECLTEVIRYLGVLEGPSSRADPVRIRLLSHLNSYAAEMEPSPTPAGPLAFPAWPWSFFHSCPGLSAPSSQLAILGRVPGPILPSTSSLAYPIPAFRTTPLRRATGTILPARRSLLPSRGASSTRRARPLERPAAPLPPSGRAARSSHMAPLLRSSSPAPPGIVGSPAYVAVPGSSQGAAGRPAGAVLCHSWVSEITEVGAF; encoded by the exons cCAGATGGCCCGGCCGCTGTCCACCCCCAGCCCTTCACAaatgcaagccaggaagaaacgCAGAGGG ATCATAGAGAAACGGCGCCGGGACCGCATCAACAGCAGCCTTTCTGAACTGCGGCGCTTGGTCCCCACTGCCTTTGAGAAGCAG GGCTCCTCCAAGCTGGAGAAAGCCGAGGTCCTGCAGATGACGGTAGATCACTTGAAAATGCTCCACGCCACTGGCGGGACAG GATTCTTTGATGCTCGAGCCCTGGCAGTCGACTTCCGGAGCATCGGTTTTCGGGAGTGCCTTACCGAGGTCATCAGGTACCTGGGGGTCCTGGAAGGGCCCAGCAGCCGTGCAGACCCGGTGCGGATTCGCCTTCTCTCCCACCTCAACAGCTATGCAGCCGAGATGGAACCTTCACCCACGCCCGCTGGCCCCCTGGCCTTTCCTGCCTGGCCCTGGTCCTTCTTCCATAGCTGTCCAGGGCTATCTGCCCCGAGCAGCCAGCTTGCCATCCTAGGAAGAGTGCCCGGCCCCATCCTCCCCAGCACCTCCTCTCTGGCTTACCCCATCCCGGCCTTCAGAACCACTCCCTTGCGCAGAGCCACTGGCACCATCCTGCCAGCCCGGAGGAGTTTGCTGCCCAGTCGAGGGGCATCTTCTACCCGGAGGGCCCGCCCCCTGGAGAGGCCAGCTgcacccctgccccccagtgGCAGGGCTGCCAGGAGCAGCCACATGGCACCCCTCCTGCGATCTTCTTCCCCCGCCCCTCCTGGCATTGTGGGGTCTCCTGCTTATGTGGCTGTTCCTGGGTCTTCCCAGGGGGCAGCTGGGAGGCCAGCAGGAGCTGTGCTCTGCCACTCCTGGGTCTCTGAAATCACTGAAGTTGGGGCTTTCTGA
- the HEYL gene encoding hairy/enhancer-of-split related with YRPW motif-like protein isoform X3, with product MARPLSTPSPSQMQARKKRRGIIEKRRRDRINSSLSELRRLVPTAFEKQGSSKLEKAEVLQMTVDHLKMLHATGGTGFFDARALAVDFRSIGFRECLTEVIRYLGVLEGPSSRADPVRIRLLSHLNSYAAEMEPSPTPAGPLAFPAWPWSFFHSCPGLSAPSSQLAILGRVPGPILPSTSSLAYPIPAFRTTPLRRATGTILPARRSLLPSRGASSTRRARPLERPAAPLPPSGRAARSSHMAPLLRSSSPAPPGIVGSPAYVAVPGSSQGAAGRPAGAVLCHSWVSEITEVGAF from the exons ATGGCCCGGCCGCTGTCCACCCCCAGCCCTTCACAaatgcaagccaggaagaaacgCAGAGGG ATCATAGAGAAACGGCGCCGGGACCGCATCAACAGCAGCCTTTCTGAACTGCGGCGCTTGGTCCCCACTGCCTTTGAGAAGCAG GGCTCCTCCAAGCTGGAGAAAGCCGAGGTCCTGCAGATGACGGTAGATCACTTGAAAATGCTCCACGCCACTGGCGGGACAG GATTCTTTGATGCTCGAGCCCTGGCAGTCGACTTCCGGAGCATCGGTTTTCGGGAGTGCCTTACCGAGGTCATCAGGTACCTGGGGGTCCTGGAAGGGCCCAGCAGCCGTGCAGACCCGGTGCGGATTCGCCTTCTCTCCCACCTCAACAGCTATGCAGCCGAGATGGAACCTTCACCCACGCCCGCTGGCCCCCTGGCCTTTCCTGCCTGGCCCTGGTCCTTCTTCCATAGCTGTCCAGGGCTATCTGCCCCGAGCAGCCAGCTTGCCATCCTAGGAAGAGTGCCCGGCCCCATCCTCCCCAGCACCTCCTCTCTGGCTTACCCCATCCCGGCCTTCAGAACCACTCCCTTGCGCAGAGCCACTGGCACCATCCTGCCAGCCCGGAGGAGTTTGCTGCCCAGTCGAGGGGCATCTTCTACCCGGAGGGCCCGCCCCCTGGAGAGGCCAGCTgcacccctgccccccagtgGCAGGGCTGCCAGGAGCAGCCACATGGCACCCCTCCTGCGATCTTCTTCCCCCGCCCCTCCTGGCATTGTGGGGTCTCCTGCTTATGTGGCTGTTCCTGGGTCTTCCCAGGGGGCAGCTGGGAGGCCAGCAGGAGCTGTGCTCTGCCACTCCTGGGTCTCTGAAATCACTGAAGTTGGGGCTTTCTGA
- the HEYL gene encoding hairy/enhancer-of-split related with YRPW motif-like protein isoform X1 has protein sequence MSPRGEGERRRPHPRLPCASSRPGRPRPPGRGLCPPTAGLRGQPRPGRWSSEKSAFLFLSSQMARPLSTPSPSQMQARKKRRGIIEKRRRDRINSSLSELRRLVPTAFEKQGSSKLEKAEVLQMTVDHLKMLHATGGTGFFDARALAVDFRSIGFRECLTEVIRYLGVLEGPSSRADPVRIRLLSHLNSYAAEMEPSPTPAGPLAFPAWPWSFFHSCPGLSAPSSQLAILGRVPGPILPSTSSLAYPIPAFRTTPLRRATGTILPARRSLLPSRGASSTRRARPLERPAAPLPPSGRAARSSHMAPLLRSSSPAPPGIVGSPAYVAVPGSSQGAAGRPAGAVLCHSWVSEITEVGAF, from the exons ATGAGCCCccggggagaaggggagagaaggcGTCCCCACCCACGCCTGCCCTGTGCCTCTTCCCGGCCTGGGAGACCTCGGCCGCCTGGGAGGGGTCTGTGCCCGCCCACAGCCGGCCTCCGAGGTCAGCCCAGGCCAGGGAGATGGTCCTCTGAAAAATcagcctttcttttcctctccagcCAGATGGCCCGGCCGCTGTCCACCCCCAGCCCTTCACAaatgcaagccaggaagaaacgCAGAGGG ATCATAGAGAAACGGCGCCGGGACCGCATCAACAGCAGCCTTTCTGAACTGCGGCGCTTGGTCCCCACTGCCTTTGAGAAGCAG GGCTCCTCCAAGCTGGAGAAAGCCGAGGTCCTGCAGATGACGGTAGATCACTTGAAAATGCTCCACGCCACTGGCGGGACAG GATTCTTTGATGCTCGAGCCCTGGCAGTCGACTTCCGGAGCATCGGTTTTCGGGAGTGCCTTACCGAGGTCATCAGGTACCTGGGGGTCCTGGAAGGGCCCAGCAGCCGTGCAGACCCGGTGCGGATTCGCCTTCTCTCCCACCTCAACAGCTATGCAGCCGAGATGGAACCTTCACCCACGCCCGCTGGCCCCCTGGCCTTTCCTGCCTGGCCCTGGTCCTTCTTCCATAGCTGTCCAGGGCTATCTGCCCCGAGCAGCCAGCTTGCCATCCTAGGAAGAGTGCCCGGCCCCATCCTCCCCAGCACCTCCTCTCTGGCTTACCCCATCCCGGCCTTCAGAACCACTCCCTTGCGCAGAGCCACTGGCACCATCCTGCCAGCCCGGAGGAGTTTGCTGCCCAGTCGAGGGGCATCTTCTACCCGGAGGGCCCGCCCCCTGGAGAGGCCAGCTgcacccctgccccccagtgGCAGGGCTGCCAGGAGCAGCCACATGGCACCCCTCCTGCGATCTTCTTCCCCCGCCCCTCCTGGCATTGTGGGGTCTCCTGCTTATGTGGCTGTTCCTGGGTCTTCCCAGGGGGCAGCTGGGAGGCCAGCAGGAGCTGTGCTCTGCCACTCCTGGGTCTCTGAAATCACTGAAGTTGGGGCTTTCTGA